The following are from one region of the Pseudodesulfovibrio piezophilus C1TLV30 genome:
- a CDS encoding adenylyl-sulfate kinase: MSHRGAAIWIVGLPGCGKSSIAQGIVRFLAKQEYDVVLLAMDDRRKEYFPKPEYTAQERDEAYALFIGEAVDLVSKGVFVVMDASAYKVEMRTLARRSILLFAEIFIHCELEIAIKRESLRAEGKIMAGLYEKALERKRTGRHFAGLGDVIGVDVEFEKNPDAEFILDNSYLTEEEALGKVLHFLDMWLKRA, encoded by the coding sequence GTGAGTCACCGCGGAGCGGCAATATGGATTGTTGGTTTGCCTGGCTGTGGCAAATCTTCAATTGCGCAGGGCATCGTGCGTTTTCTTGCTAAGCAGGAATATGATGTGGTTCTTTTGGCAATGGATGATCGGCGTAAAGAGTATTTTCCAAAGCCGGAATATACTGCTCAAGAACGGGATGAAGCATATGCTCTTTTTATTGGAGAAGCTGTCGATTTAGTCAGCAAGGGGGTGTTCGTCGTCATGGATGCCTCTGCATATAAAGTTGAAATGAGAACCCTGGCTCGTCGATCCATCTTGTTGTTTGCAGAGATTTTCATTCATTGCGAACTTGAAATTGCTATCAAAAGAGAGTCGCTGCGAGCTGAAGGTAAGATTATGGCCGGGTTGTATGAAAAGGCACTTGAGCGAAAGCGAACAGGGAGACATTTCGCAGGGCTCGGCGACGTCATTGGTGTCGATGTTGAATTCGAAAAAAATCCGGATGCCGAGTTTATATTGGATAATTCTTATTTGACTGAAGAAGAAGCTTTGGGAAAAGTCCTGCACTTTCTGGACATGTGGTTGAAGAGAGCTTAG
- the tolR gene encoding protein TolR encodes MAIKTGGGFLNEINVTPFVDVMLVLLIIFMVTAPLMTQGVEVDLPTTRTVKNLPQDSEHLVLSIKKDGTLFLDEYQVGLEELESHLKRLVSKQKKQLFLRADKEVAYGTVVQVMGEIKAAGIDRLGIVAEQNKDDKKK; translated from the coding sequence ATGGCAATCAAGACGGGCGGTGGATTTCTCAACGAAATCAATGTGACTCCCTTTGTTGATGTCATGCTGGTGCTTTTGATCATTTTCATGGTGACGGCCCCTTTGATGACGCAGGGAGTGGAAGTTGATCTGCCAACAACGAGAACTGTAAAGAATTTACCTCAGGACTCTGAGCACTTGGTCCTCTCCATTAAAAAAGATGGGACACTTTTCCTTGATGAATATCAAGTTGGACTTGAAGAACTCGAAAGTCATCTCAAACGACTTGTCTCCAAACAGAAGAAACAGTTGTTTCTTCGGGCTGATAAAGAAGTGGCGTATGGTACGGTTGTGCAGGTCATGGGTGAGATCAAAGCTGCTGGCATTGATCGCCTGGGGATAGTGGCAGAACAGAACAAGGATGACAAAAAGAAGTAA
- the miaB gene encoding tRNA (N6-isopentenyl adenosine(37)-C2)-methylthiotransferase MiaB produces MKFQIITFGCQMNVHDSEWLSRALESRGWEVANEDEAQVFILNTCSVRDKPEQKVYSELGRVAAHLNRDESVFAAVGGCVAQQIGRGFFERFPFVKLVFGSDGIANAPNALERIAEGSDEQIALLDFVSIYEERENPEERTVTLPENRQAFVNIMQGCDNFCSYCIVPYTRGRQKSRRPEAVVEECRALVATGVREITLLGQNVNSFGQDKGGAGVSFAQLLHQVAELPGLDRLRFTTSHPKDIAPEVITAFGSLENLCPSLHLPLQAGSDAVLKNMRRKYTRERYLSIVEGLKQARPDIALTTDLIVGFPGESEKDFEQTLELVESVGFESSFSFKYSDRPGVAAVNMEPKVDPKEASERLMRLQTLQNSITRKCLKNLESHETTAFIEGLSRKQIGDGIWWKGRDPAGRIINVRIDQENGLIGAMVPVRITEAKKHSLIGERIGPPW; encoded by the coding sequence ATGAAATTTCAGATAATTACCTTTGGATGTCAGATGAATGTCCATGATTCCGAATGGTTGTCACGTGCCCTTGAAAGCAGGGGGTGGGAAGTTGCAAATGAAGACGAAGCACAAGTCTTCATTCTTAATACCTGTTCGGTACGAGATAAGCCGGAGCAGAAGGTCTATAGTGAGCTTGGGCGTGTTGCCGCGCATCTGAATCGTGATGAAAGTGTCTTTGCCGCAGTTGGGGGGTGTGTCGCACAACAGATAGGGCGGGGCTTTTTCGAACGCTTTCCTTTCGTCAAGTTGGTTTTCGGTTCTGATGGAATAGCGAATGCTCCGAATGCGTTGGAACGGATTGCCGAAGGAAGCGATGAACAGATTGCTCTTTTGGATTTCGTTTCAATTTATGAGGAACGCGAGAATCCGGAAGAGCGGACAGTGACCTTGCCCGAGAATAGGCAGGCCTTTGTCAACATCATGCAAGGTTGCGACAATTTCTGTTCGTATTGCATTGTTCCCTACACTCGTGGTCGACAGAAATCACGTCGCCCTGAAGCTGTTGTTGAAGAATGTCGGGCCCTGGTTGCAACCGGGGTACGGGAGATTACGTTGCTGGGGCAGAACGTCAACAGTTTTGGGCAGGACAAGGGAGGGGCCGGTGTGAGCTTTGCCCAATTGCTGCATCAAGTTGCTGAGCTTCCGGGATTGGATAGGCTTCGTTTCACGACATCTCATCCGAAAGACATCGCACCTGAGGTTATTACGGCTTTTGGCTCATTGGAGAACCTTTGTCCTTCTTTACATTTGCCCCTTCAAGCAGGTTCTGATGCTGTTCTCAAGAATATGCGCCGCAAGTATACCCGTGAGCGTTATCTCTCGATTGTCGAGGGCCTGAAACAGGCGCGTCCTGATATAGCCTTGACAACAGACCTTATTGTGGGGTTCCCGGGAGAATCGGAAAAAGATTTTGAGCAGACTCTGGAACTAGTCGAATCCGTTGGGTTTGAGTCGAGTTTCTCTTTTAAGTACTCCGATAGGCCAGGTGTTGCGGCTGTCAATATGGAGCCTAAAGTAGACCCGAAAGAGGCTTCCGAGAGGTTGATGCGCTTGCAGACTCTGCAGAATAGTATTACTAGAAAATGTCTAAAAAATTTGGAATCTCATGAAACCACCGCTTTTATCGAAGGTTTGAGTCGTAAACAGATCGGCGATGGGATATGGTGGAAAGGGCGAGACCCGGCCGGAAGGATTATCAATGTTCGTATTGATCAGGAAAATGGTCTGATTGGAGCGATGGTACCGGTTCGTATCACAGAGGCGAAGAAGCATTCTCTCATAGGAGAAAGGATTGGTCCTCCATGGTAA
- a CDS encoding carbohydrate kinase family protein, with the protein MQIYISGSLAFDRIMSFPDKFSNHILPDKLHIINVSFLVDGLDEKFGGTGGNIAYNLALLGEKPILLSQVGKDFALYDSWLQQHGITVEGIRTVEQEFTASAYITTDQSDNQITGFNPGAMKYPSQYDFSKIDASEALGIISPGNMGDMVDHAKFYRDNGIPFIFDPGQQIPAFSGEQLAECFKGAEILITNDYELEMVLKATGMSKDEVLDSVAYLITTLGEKGATVNCQGEETSIASIPVDTVVDPTGAGDAFRSGLLKGLAMDKTVAEAAKLGSVCAAYAIEYKGTQEHSFTMDEFIKRYEDSFGPMI; encoded by the coding sequence ATGCAGATTTATATTTCCGGGTCACTGGCATTTGATCGTATCATGAGCTTTCCCGATAAATTTTCGAACCACATTCTGCCAGATAAATTACATATAATAAATGTGAGTTTTCTTGTAGACGGATTGGATGAAAAGTTTGGTGGAACGGGTGGAAATATTGCTTACAACTTGGCTCTACTTGGGGAAAAACCAATACTGCTTAGTCAAGTGGGCAAAGATTTTGCCCTGTATGATAGCTGGTTGCAACAGCATGGTATAACCGTTGAAGGTATTCGGACTGTTGAACAGGAGTTTACAGCAAGCGCTTATATAACGACCGATCAATCCGACAATCAAATTACAGGCTTCAATCCAGGGGCCATGAAATATCCCAGTCAATATGATTTTTCCAAAATTGATGCCAGCGAAGCGCTTGGGATTATTTCTCCCGGTAACATGGGGGATATGGTGGATCATGCAAAATTTTACCGTGATAATGGGATTCCTTTTATTTTCGACCCTGGCCAGCAGATTCCCGCATTTAGCGGCGAGCAGCTTGCTGAGTGCTTTAAGGGGGCGGAAATACTCATTACCAATGACTATGAGCTTGAAATGGTTCTCAAGGCTACGGGCATGAGTAAGGACGAAGTTCTGGACAGTGTCGCTTATTTGATTACGACCTTGGGAGAAAAAGGAGCGACGGTGAATTGTCAGGGAGAGGAAACCTCTATCGCCTCTATTCCGGTGGATACTGTTGTTGATCCAACAGGAGCTGGTGATGCATTCCGTTCCGGTCTGCTCAAAGGGCTTGCCATGGATAAAACTGTTGCTGAAGCAGCAAAACTCGGTTCTGTCTGTGCGGCCTACGCAATTGAGTATAAGGGAACACAGGAGCATTCATTCACCATGGATGAATTTATCAAAAGGTACGAGGATAGTTTTGGTCCAATGATATAG
- a CDS encoding phosphotransferase, with protein sequence MIELRIESIQAYLKKAFGEDAHLLASGDIGQLDAQGMKGFGYGKPVLIKFEVDGEVREAVLSIMKGDRYGHQFYWDRAAILLFQYETSAQMERHVKPVGIGYVDVSDAMVPIQAPKEFFILNEKLAGYDYFKDLDRIQSGYFRADDLAMAQSFAQWIGRVHGEKKNDPPLYCRRVRNLIGASECILGLIDEAFPHPMNGFSDDRFKRLEKRLVDWRWKLKKYTHRLSAVHGDFHPWNVLVTDAGEFSVLDRSRGQWGEPGDDLATMSINYLLWSLRKYGRLEGAFEQLYQTYLGEYLNQTGDVEVFEVIAPFFVFRGLVVASPEWYPDHPTSVRSSLFHFMENVLEDTVFDWENINKYLE encoded by the coding sequence ATGATCGAATTGAGGATCGAATCCATTCAGGCTTATTTAAAGAAGGCATTTGGAGAAGACGCCCACCTGTTGGCTTCTGGGGATATTGGCCAGCTTGATGCTCAGGGCATGAAGGGGTTTGGCTACGGTAAGCCGGTATTGATCAAGTTTGAAGTAGATGGAGAGGTTCGCGAGGCCGTTTTATCCATCATGAAAGGTGATAGGTATGGGCATCAATTTTATTGGGATCGTGCAGCTATCCTTTTATTTCAATATGAAACTTCGGCACAGATGGAGCGGCATGTCAAACCTGTAGGAATAGGCTACGTGGATGTTTCGGATGCTATGGTCCCGATTCAGGCTCCAAAAGAGTTTTTTATTTTGAATGAGAAACTTGCTGGGTATGACTATTTTAAGGATCTCGATCGTATCCAGTCGGGATATTTCAGGGCAGATGATCTTGCTATGGCACAGAGCTTTGCTCAATGGATCGGGCGAGTACATGGTGAGAAAAAAAATGATCCGCCTCTTTATTGTCGGCGTGTGCGAAATCTGATCGGTGCGAGTGAGTGCATCTTGGGATTGATTGATGAAGCCTTTCCGCATCCCATGAACGGCTTTTCTGATGATCGTTTCAAAAGACTCGAAAAGCGGTTGGTTGATTGGCGCTGGAAGCTGAAGAAGTATACTCATAGGCTGAGTGCTGTCCATGGTGACTTTCATCCATGGAATGTACTGGTAACGGATGCCGGAGAATTTTCGGTTCTGGATAGAAGCCGTGGGCAATGGGGAGAGCCGGGTGATGACCTTGCGACCATGTCCATCAATTATCTTTTGTGGAGTTTGCGTAAATATGGACGGCTTGAGGGAGCTTTCGAGCAATTATACCAAACATATCTTGGTGAATACCTCAATCAAACAGGTGACGTGGAAGTGTTTGAGGTTATAGCTCCTTTCTTTGTCTTTCGTGGCCTTGTTGTTGCTTCACCCGAATGGTACCCGGATCATCCGACCTCAGTTCGATCCAGTCTTTTTCACTTTATGGAAAATGTGCTGGAAGATACAGTCTTCGATTGGGAAAATATTAACAAATATCTGGAGTAG
- a CDS encoding bifunctional nuclease family protein, protein MVKVEIFGLALDEHSKSPILVLKDESGRALPIWIGAMEAMAISTAINEVPFPRPMTHDLLVNTISSLGGSVTRVEVTDIENGTFFAELVVAMPDETRRIDSRPSDAIAVAVRAECPIFVGEAVLEEAGAFMHQESVEVIKTENSEKWMEELEKLSEDDTKYKM, encoded by the coding sequence ATGGTAAAGGTAGAGATCTTCGGATTGGCTTTGGATGAGCATAGCAAGTCTCCCATTCTTGTCCTGAAGGATGAAAGCGGGAGGGCTTTGCCTATTTGGATTGGAGCAATGGAAGCGATGGCCATTTCCACGGCTATCAATGAAGTTCCCTTTCCCAGGCCGATGACTCATGATCTTTTGGTGAATACCATTTCAAGTCTGGGAGGTTCTGTGACCAGAGTTGAAGTGACTGATATTGAAAATGGGACTTTTTTTGCCGAGTTGGTTGTGGCCATGCCGGATGAAACTCGGCGAATCGATAGCAGACCCTCGGATGCCATTGCCGTGGCAGTGCGGGCTGAGTGTCCGATTTTTGTCGGTGAAGCTGTTCTTGAGGAAGCTGGAGCCTTTATGCATCAGGAGAGTGTCGAGGTTATCAAAACCGAGAACTCGGAAAAGTGGATGGAAGAGCTTGAGAAGTTGTCTGAAGACGATACAAAATACAAGATGTAG
- a CDS encoding YdcF family protein, which produces MTGIALFLLLASAGYWMHVDEKVNNTDFILPLAGDAQRMIKAIELYKKGIAPTILVSNAWKEPPSQLQKIEWEMGYPNYSDTEFLKKLLELMGAEKAHLEIFGNGHISTVEEAEALKKHLDGKSVSLLIVTSPSHALRAKMVYKKTLPKCRITITTTNEGAFDTAWWRHQKDAQNLLLELLKTVHYLVGGVFRSTDPIH; this is translated from the coding sequence GTGACTGGTATAGCCCTCTTTCTCCTCCTGGCTTCTGCGGGCTATTGGATGCATGTCGATGAAAAAGTGAATAATACAGACTTCATCCTCCCCCTTGCAGGCGACGCTCAAAGAATGATCAAAGCCATAGAACTGTACAAAAAGGGAATTGCACCGACGATTCTTGTCAGTAACGCCTGGAAGGAACCGCCTTCCCAATTACAAAAAATTGAATGGGAAATGGGCTATCCCAACTATTCCGACACAGAATTTTTAAAAAAACTTCTCGAATTGATGGGAGCGGAAAAAGCACATCTGGAAATATTCGGGAATGGCCATATCAGTACGGTAGAAGAAGCAGAAGCTCTCAAAAAACATCTTGATGGAAAATCCGTAAGCCTTTTAATCGTGACATCTCCATCTCATGCTCTACGAGCAAAAATGGTATATAAGAAGACTCTCCCCAAATGTCGAATAACCATCACCACGACAAACGAGGGAGCCTTTGATACAGCATGGTGGAGACACCAAAAAGACGCTCAGAATCTTCTCCTTGAACTCCTGAAAACCGTCCACTATCTGGTAGGCGGAGTCTTTCGGTCCACAGACCCGATTCATTGA
- a CDS encoding MotA/TolQ/ExbB proton channel family protein, with protein sequence MNLMPDSDILTLLLGATLTVKLVMTFLACMSLWSWAIIFFKFFTIGTARKRVMSGYEAFMNSEDLTSGLKAIGTREQTPLARVSTLAVHEFRLLEKADVNRERKRLLVKDTLRRVLKQGISKEMRVLTRNLPFLATCANAAPFIGLFGTVWGIMHSFHSIGQTQSAALATVAPGISEALIATAIGLIVAIPATIFYNYFLGKLNEVESGMVDFAGAFLNRAEREIAWASKAEKKG encoded by the coding sequence ATGAACTTGATGCCTGATAGTGACATTCTGACCCTTTTGTTAGGGGCAACTCTGACTGTAAAATTGGTTATGACCTTTTTGGCGTGTATGTCCTTGTGGAGTTGGGCCATCATCTTTTTTAAATTTTTCACAATTGGGACAGCTCGTAAGCGCGTCATGAGCGGCTATGAAGCATTCATGAACTCCGAAGATCTCACCAGTGGACTCAAAGCGATTGGAACAAGAGAGCAAACTCCTCTGGCTCGAGTTTCAACTTTGGCAGTGCATGAATTCCGTTTGCTGGAAAAGGCGGACGTCAACCGAGAGCGTAAACGACTGCTGGTCAAGGATACTCTTCGGCGCGTTTTGAAGCAGGGAATTTCTAAGGAAATGAGAGTGTTGACGCGAAATCTTCCATTCCTTGCCACATGTGCCAACGCTGCCCCTTTTATTGGGTTATTCGGAACGGTGTGGGGGATCATGCATTCATTCCATTCCATAGGGCAGACTCAATCTGCAGCATTGGCAACAGTGGCACCAGGTATTTCCGAAGCATTGATTGCCACGGCGATCGGGTTGATTGTCGCTATTCCTGCCACGATCTTTTACAATTATTTCCTTGGTAAGCTTAATGAAGTCGAAAGCGGAATGGTCGACTTTGCTGGTGCTTTTCTCAATCGTGCCGAGCGAGAGATCGCTTGGGCATCCAAGGCCGAGAAGAAAGGGTAG
- the nth gene encoding endonuclease III, producing the protein MRKQERASEIYKRLSQRYPAPEPALTWSTPWELLVATALSAQCTDERVNMVTPVFFEKWPDIQDAAEADISEIEAVVRSTGFFRNKAKNIRAAANRIMTEYNGEVPKSMAELITLGGVARKTASIVLSNAFGINEGIAVDTHVKRLAFRMGLTQKTDPIQIEKDLMPLFPREQWGEINHFLVFYGRQVCPARKPKCDECELNDICPKKGVK; encoded by the coding sequence ATGAGAAAACAAGAACGAGCCTCAGAAATATATAAACGACTTTCCCAAAGATACCCCGCCCCGGAACCAGCCCTGACCTGGTCTACTCCATGGGAACTTCTCGTGGCGACCGCACTCTCGGCCCAATGTACAGATGAACGGGTTAATATGGTAACCCCGGTTTTCTTTGAAAAATGGCCTGATATTCAAGATGCAGCGGAAGCTGATATCTCTGAAATCGAGGCCGTGGTTCGCTCTACAGGTTTCTTCAGAAACAAAGCCAAAAATATACGCGCTGCAGCGAACCGAATCATGACTGAATATAATGGAGAGGTTCCGAAATCCATGGCGGAATTGATTACCCTCGGCGGAGTGGCTCGTAAAACGGCAAGTATTGTTCTCTCCAATGCCTTCGGAATCAATGAGGGAATTGCCGTTGATACACATGTTAAACGCCTTGCCTTTCGGATGGGACTCACCCAGAAAACTGATCCTATACAGATTGAAAAAGATCTCATGCCTCTTTTCCCTAGGGAACAATGGGGAGAAATCAACCATTTTCTCGTTTTCTACGGACGCCAGGTATGCCCAGCTCGCAAACCCAAATGCGATGAATGTGAACTCAACGATATCTGCCCCAAAAAGGGAGTCAAATAA
- the cutA gene encoding divalent-cation tolerance protein CutA: MSESVVYMTCCDQEEAEHIAQVLVEKRLAACVNMLGGMNSVYWWEGKIEHSKEVVLVAKTRSELIEGLTHVVTELHSYEVPCIVSWPLEGGNPDFLKWIRDETS, translated from the coding sequence ATGTCGGAATCAGTTGTTTACATGACATGTTGTGATCAAGAGGAAGCAGAGCATATAGCTCAAGTCCTTGTTGAAAAACGCCTCGCGGCATGTGTCAATATGCTTGGTGGAATGAACTCCGTCTATTGGTGGGAAGGAAAGATTGAACATTCGAAAGAGGTTGTTCTTGTAGCCAAAACGCGTTCTGAATTAATTGAAGGTTTGACACATGTGGTTACAGAGCTTCATTCCTACGAAGTGCCGTGTATAGTTTCATGGCCCCTTGAAGGAGGGAATCCAGATTTTCTCAAATGGATACGGGATGAAACCAGCTAG
- a CDS encoding histidinol phosphate phosphatase domain-containing protein — MIDLHTHTVFSDGELIPAELVRRAEVIGYKGLCMTDHADESTLYFTVENVLRFVKKHGHFYDINILAGVELTHVHPALIAEMVGKAREAGAQVVVMHGETPVEPVAVGTNLAAIEAGVDILAHPGLITDEEVLLAAEKGVALEITTRGGHSYTNGHVAALARKYGAKLVVNNDAHAPRDLVGPDLRKTIAYGAGLTAEEYLQTERNAWEIVQRCMK; from the coding sequence ATGATCGATTTGCATACACACACAGTGTTCAGTGACGGGGAGTTGATTCCGGCAGAGCTTGTCCGTCGGGCTGAGGTTATTGGATACAAAGGGCTTTGCATGACCGATCATGCGGATGAGTCGACTCTGTATTTTACAGTGGAAAATGTTTTGCGATTCGTCAAGAAGCATGGACATTTTTACGATATTAATATTCTTGCCGGAGTTGAATTGACCCATGTCCACCCGGCCTTGATAGCCGAGATGGTCGGGAAAGCACGAGAAGCCGGGGCTCAGGTTGTCGTCATGCATGGTGAAACGCCTGTGGAACCAGTCGCAGTTGGGACCAACCTTGCCGCAATTGAAGCGGGAGTCGATATACTGGCTCACCCCGGCCTGATTACAGATGAAGAGGTTTTGTTGGCTGCGGAAAAAGGTGTTGCTCTTGAGATAACAACACGAGGCGGCCATAGCTATACAAACGGACATGTTGCCGCTTTGGCGCGTAAATATGGTGCCAAACTGGTAGTCAATAACGATGCGCATGCTCCACGAGATTTGGTTGGTCCTGATCTGCGTAAGACAATCGCCTATGGCGCGGGGCTTACGGCGGAAGAATATTTACAGACTGAAAGGAATGCCTGGGAAATCGTGCAGCGGTGCATGAAGTAG
- a CDS encoding YihY/virulence factor BrkB family protein: protein MNVPQIGHAPRRLKRHFLEGIWVRNAADTPYLTRLWRGGCRLLYLIGFGFIKDQCIIRAAALTFTTILSIVPFLAVAFSISKGFGLQNSEKMREWVLYLTTGRPEVADKIIEYIDRTNVQALGWVGVATLLFTVLSLVGTIEKAFNTIWHVNKGRSAWRKVTDFFPVIVFGPLILFVASSFNVSLQQQDMVSTLLSVETIGLLEAIFLKLTPYMLIIIAFSMMYAFIPHVRVKISSAVLGGALGGILWQLAQWGYIYWQIGAAKYNAIYGSFAQLPVLLIWLYISWIIVLLGAEVSYAWQNINTFVKQRYFGQATPLERQKIAVLMMVILAKRFYHGEPLPSVESLSDALMAPSDLISDLFTLLQRAGYTVLTSDRGQEVYAPARSLDGVRVLDVIKVVNMDGDNRIFKDFAEKFGFLDALFSRLGEATFKSDANLTLLECAEQYPSYVLELASVNGDSHGA, encoded by the coding sequence ATGAATGTTCCCCAGATCGGACATGCGCCAAGGCGATTGAAACGGCATTTTTTGGAAGGTATATGGGTACGGAACGCAGCAGATACTCCCTACCTGACGCGTTTGTGGCGAGGGGGGTGCCGGCTACTTTATCTGATAGGATTTGGTTTTATCAAAGATCAATGTATTATCCGTGCGGCTGCTCTGACATTTACGACGATTCTATCCATTGTTCCTTTTCTTGCTGTAGCATTTTCCATTTCAAAAGGGTTTGGGCTACAAAATTCAGAGAAGATGCGGGAATGGGTTCTCTACCTGACAACCGGAAGGCCAGAAGTTGCAGATAAGATCATTGAATACATTGATAGGACTAATGTTCAGGCATTGGGGTGGGTTGGAGTTGCTACGCTGCTTTTTACAGTTCTTTCTCTTGTCGGGACTATTGAGAAGGCCTTTAATACCATCTGGCATGTGAACAAGGGAAGAAGCGCGTGGCGCAAGGTTACAGATTTTTTCCCTGTGATTGTCTTTGGACCTCTTATACTTTTTGTCGCATCAAGTTTTAACGTCAGTCTGCAACAGCAGGATATGGTTTCCACACTGCTGAGCGTTGAAACCATAGGCCTTCTTGAAGCGATTTTTCTGAAATTGACCCCATATATGCTCATTATCATCGCGTTCAGCATGATGTATGCCTTTATCCCCCACGTACGAGTCAAAATAAGTTCTGCAGTACTGGGGGGAGCTCTTGGTGGGATACTATGGCAGCTCGCACAATGGGGGTATATTTATTGGCAGATAGGAGCAGCCAAATATAATGCTATCTATGGCAGCTTTGCACAACTCCCTGTTCTGCTCATTTGGCTGTACATAAGCTGGATTATCGTTCTGCTTGGGGCTGAAGTAAGCTATGCATGGCAAAATATAAACACCTTCGTCAAGCAACGTTATTTTGGGCAGGCAACCCCTTTGGAACGGCAGAAAATTGCTGTTCTCATGATGGTTATTCTGGCAAAGCGTTTTTATCATGGTGAGCCTCTCCCATCTGTAGAGAGTCTTTCAGATGCTCTTATGGCCCCGAGTGATCTCATCTCGGATTTATTTACACTGCTTCAGCGGGCGGGCTATACTGTCTTGACGAGTGACAGGGGGCAGGAAGTCTACGCTCCGGCTCGTTCTTTGGATGGAGTTCGTGTGCTCGATGTGATCAAAGTCGTTAATATGGATGGTGATAATCGGATCTTCAAGGATTTCGCAGAGAAATTCGGTTTTCTGGATGCCTTGTTTTCCAGACTGGGAGAAGCGACTTTCAAAAGTGATGCAAATCTTACTTTGCTTGAATGCGCGGAGCAGTACCCTTCATATGTGCTTGAGTTGGCTTCGGTGAATGGCGATTCGCATGGAGCCTAG
- the tgt gene encoding tRNA guanosine(34) transglycosylase Tgt: MNQPGNFIIHATDGNARRATLTTAHGEIQTPIFMPVGTQGTVKSLTPLDLEEMDAQIILGNTYHLYLRPGDDLVARRGGLHEFSNWKRPILTDSGGFQVFSLQEIRKLSEEGVEFRSYIDGSKHFFSPEKAIDIQKNLGSDIMMVLDECVGYGEDKKYTNKSLEMTTRWAQRCRDHYPKGSGDQLMFGIVQGGFFKDLREKSLAQLREIDFEGFAIGGLSVGESTEEMYDILHHIAPMMPETKPRYLMGVGTPLDLLEGVSAGVDMFDCVLPSRNARNGTLFTSMGKINIKRAQFAEDDSPLDPNCNCYTCRNFTKAYLRHLYQAKELLSYRLNTYHNLYFYLDLMKQVRASIEEGTFATLKAHYEEIYA, translated from the coding sequence ATGAACCAACCCGGAAATTTCATTATTCATGCCACGGATGGCAACGCCAGAAGAGCAACTCTGACAACCGCCCACGGTGAAATTCAAACGCCCATATTCATGCCGGTCGGAACCCAGGGAACGGTCAAAAGCCTCACGCCTCTCGATCTGGAAGAAATGGATGCCCAGATTATTCTCGGCAACACATACCATCTCTACTTGCGACCAGGCGATGATTTGGTTGCCCGCAGGGGAGGTCTGCACGAATTCTCGAACTGGAAACGTCCCATATTAACTGACAGCGGTGGATTTCAGGTTTTCAGTCTACAGGAAATTCGAAAACTGTCGGAAGAAGGTGTGGAATTCAGATCATATATCGATGGCTCAAAGCACTTCTTTTCACCAGAAAAGGCGATCGATATCCAAAAGAATCTCGGCTCCGATATCATGATGGTCCTGGATGAATGCGTTGGGTACGGAGAAGATAAGAAGTACACCAATAAATCCCTCGAAATGACGACACGTTGGGCACAACGCTGCCGGGACCACTACCCGAAAGGCAGTGGAGACCAATTGATGTTTGGTATTGTACAAGGTGGTTTCTTCAAAGATCTTCGCGAAAAAAGCCTTGCTCAATTGCGGGAGATCGACTTTGAGGGATTTGCTATTGGTGGATTATCTGTAGGAGAATCCACCGAGGAGATGTATGATATTCTTCACCACATTGCTCCAATGATGCCTGAGACAAAACCCCGCTACCTCATGGGTGTTGGAACCCCCTTGGATTTGCTTGAAGGAGTTTCGGCAGGCGTGGACATGTTTGACTGCGTTCTTCCATCCCGTAACGCCAGAAATGGCACTCTTTTCACATCCATGGGAAAAATCAATATCAAACGGGCACAGTTCGCTGAAGACGACTCCCCCCTTGACCCCAATTGTAACTGCTACACCTGTCGAAACTTCACCAAGGCCTACCTTCGTCATCTCTATCAGGCCAAGGAATTGCTCTCATACAGGCTGAATACCTATCACAATCTGTATTTTTATCTCGACCTTATGAAACAAGTACGCGCATCTATCGAAGAAGGAACGTTCGCGACACTCAAAGCTCACTATGAAGAAATCTACGCATAG